The following proteins are encoded in a genomic region of Dialister hominis:
- a CDS encoding YitT family protein, with amino-acid sequence MAALSMSEYRTPLFWKRLAFIIAITILGTFIYSVGVNAFFVPHQFLAGGLTGIAMIVYYLTGIPIGVTNLVLNLPILGLSLKFMGKFYTIITILGTVLLSLFIDLTAFLADYHVVKDPIVAAISGGVVLGVAMGILYRYNSNTGGLDVIGAIIKKYYNLEIGYVVFALNFIIVMASAWIFALEPAICTLIGMYINANLASRLVLGFAQRKAAFIVSDKPLEISDAILRTIHHGATLLYGQGAFSGADKKIIFAIVDLTQVTRVRHLVEDIDPHAFVFLMNTTDVIGRGFTSPLAAGRNIPQSIRYTCDEKGDVVPTRMWQFEMDAEAHPYKGEQTPPKVDQK; translated from the coding sequence CCGAATACCGCACACCGCTCTTCTGGAAACGTCTGGCTTTCATTATAGCGATTACGATCCTAGGCACTTTCATTTATTCCGTCGGCGTCAATGCCTTCTTCGTCCCGCACCAGTTCCTGGCTGGCGGGCTGACAGGTATCGCCATGATTGTATACTACCTGACCGGCATTCCGATCGGCGTCACGAACCTTGTCCTGAACCTCCCAATCCTCGGTCTTTCCCTGAAATTCATGGGGAAATTTTACACCATCATCACGATCCTCGGGACCGTTCTCCTTTCCCTTTTCATCGACCTCACGGCCTTCCTGGCTGACTACCACGTCGTCAAGGACCCGATCGTCGCTGCCATCTCCGGCGGTGTCGTCCTGGGCGTCGCCATGGGTATCCTTTACCGTTACAACAGCAACACCGGCGGCCTCGACGTCATCGGTGCCATCATCAAGAAGTACTACAACCTGGAAATCGGCTACGTCGTCTTCGCACTGAACTTCATCATCGTCATGGCCAGTGCATGGATCTTCGCTCTGGAACCAGCCATCTGCACCCTGATCGGCATGTACATCAATGCGAACCTCGCCAGCCGTCTCGTCCTTGGTTTTGCCCAGAGAAAAGCAGCCTTCATCGTCTCCGACAAGCCGCTTGAAATCTCTGATGCCATCCTGCGCACCATCCACCACGGCGCGACCCTCCTCTACGGCCAGGGCGCTTTCTCCGGCGCTGACAAGAAAATTATCTTCGCCATCGTCGACCTCACCCAGGTCACCCGCGTCCGCCACCTCGTAGAAGACATCGACCCGCACGCCTTCGTCTTCCTCATGAACACCACCGACGTCATCGGAAGAGGCTTCACCAGCCCCCTCGCCGCCGGCCGCAATATCCCCCAGTCCATCCGCTACACCTGCGACGAAAAAGGCGACGTCGTCCCCACCCGCATGTGGCAGTTCGAAATGGACGCAGAAGCCCATCCCTACAAAGGCGAACAAACACCACCCAAAGTCGACCAGAAATAA
- a CDS encoding aldo/keto reductase, producing MNESKVPYITLSDGGMIPQLGFGTWTLRDDAEDAVDTAIKAGYRLIDTASMYGNEEAVGRGIRKSGIDRESLFVTTKITPSEMSQRPQSQWIEESLERLDIGWIDLMLFHWPAANEKYHRETWDVLEEYAAKGLIKHLGVSNFNPRQIDDLLIHGHLPPVVNQIELYPYRQQIGNVKADGERNIAIECYSPLAEGRAAKDPVLEEIAKAHGKTAAQVTLRWEIQKGFITIPKGRNPAHIQSNMDIWDFALTEKEMETIASLNEYTSTDPEDSPW from the coding sequence ATGAACGAATCAAAGGTACCTTACATCACACTTTCAGACGGCGGGATGATCCCGCAGCTTGGTTTTGGCACATGGACACTCAGGGATGATGCTGAAGATGCGGTGGATACAGCCATCAAAGCAGGCTACCGTCTCATTGACACCGCATCCATGTATGGCAATGAAGAAGCCGTCGGCCGCGGCATCCGGAAGAGCGGCATCGATAGGGAATCCCTCTTCGTCACAACGAAGATCACGCCAAGTGAAATGAGCCAGCGCCCGCAGAGCCAGTGGATTGAAGAGAGCCTTGAAAGGCTCGACATCGGCTGGATCGACCTCATGCTCTTCCACTGGCCGGCAGCGAACGAAAAGTATCACAGAGAAACATGGGACGTCCTGGAAGAATACGCAGCCAAAGGCCTCATCAAGCACCTCGGCGTATCGAATTTCAACCCGCGCCAGATCGACGACCTCCTCATCCACGGCCATCTTCCGCCCGTCGTCAATCAGATCGAGCTCTATCCCTACCGCCAGCAGATCGGGAACGTCAAAGCAGACGGTGAAAGAAACATCGCCATCGAATGCTATTCCCCTTTGGCCGAAGGAAGAGCCGCCAAAGATCCCGTCCTTGAAGAAATCGCCAAAGCCCACGGAAAAACCGCCGCGCAGGTCACCCTCCGCTGGGAAATCCAGAAAGGTTTCATCACCATCCCCAAAGGCAGGAACCCCGCCCACATCCAGAGCAACATGGACATCTGGGACTTTGCGCTGACAGAAAAGGAAATGGAAACCATCGCCTCCCTCAACGAATACACCAGCACCGACCCCGAAGACTCACCGTGGTGA
- a CDS encoding ADP-ribosylglycohydrolase family protein, which translates to MYGAALGDMIGAPYEFDRGEKTKDFPLFTAESTYTDDTVMTVAVAEALMDSEGESDKEIQKCIAETMLRWGRKYPKAGYSAQYLRWLFKDHKPLDVDTVDAAMSISCIGWLYDTIDETRKMARLSAMTTHVNPDSIRGADAVASVVYMARTGSTKEEIKDYVQRIFGYDLSRSCAEIRKTYEHQESCKETVPQAITAFLESKNFEDALRTVIFLGGNTDSSGAMTGAMASAYYIIPVDLIAECRHRLPEDMLEVVDRFETLLAQKRRKSAGHGRAFQKITRYLDDLDRLGVGTWAITARKKDEDAEIEASYSAAGQSFMRTIEDFKAAHPELKLDDFRDILWESHITWSAKSMSEAEVGNLDSRTIMALLVAAVEAEKSYGGSLTEFMRNGSVRRWLIRLKKLDDDGLGEIQAPRIIPEKEMASHVNHKVRLYLWTGEDIAGFFGAYVSTEERVGKGAILFRQDGHAGYREIREDTIKRIEDLEV; encoded by the coding sequence ATGTACGGAGCAGCTTTGGGCGATATGATCGGCGCGCCTTATGAGTTCGACAGGGGTGAAAAGACGAAGGATTTCCCGCTTTTTACTGCGGAGTCGACCTACACCGATGATACCGTCATGACAGTCGCTGTGGCGGAAGCCCTGATGGATTCAGAAGGAGAAAGCGACAAGGAGATCCAGAAATGCATCGCCGAGACGATGCTGCGCTGGGGCAGGAAATACCCCAAGGCAGGCTACAGCGCGCAGTACCTCCGCTGGCTCTTCAAGGATCACAAGCCCCTCGACGTCGATACTGTCGATGCGGCTATGAGCATTTCCTGCATCGGCTGGCTCTACGACACGATCGACGAGACAAGAAAAATGGCACGCCTCTCCGCCATGACGACGCACGTCAATCCGGACAGCATCCGAGGCGCCGACGCCGTCGCCTCCGTCGTCTACATGGCAAGAACAGGCTCGACGAAAGAGGAAATCAAGGACTACGTCCAGAGGATCTTCGGCTATGACCTGAGCCGCAGCTGCGCAGAAATCCGCAAGACCTACGAACATCAGGAATCCTGCAAGGAAACGGTTCCTCAAGCCATCACTGCCTTCCTCGAATCCAAAAATTTTGAAGACGCCCTCCGCACCGTCATTTTCTTAGGCGGCAATACCGACTCCAGCGGAGCGATGACAGGCGCCATGGCATCGGCCTACTACATCATTCCCGTCGACCTCATAGCCGAATGCCGCCACCGCCTACCTGAAGACATGCTCGAAGTCGTCGACCGCTTCGAGACGTTGCTGGCACAGAAACGAAGGAAATCCGCCGGGCATGGCAGGGCTTTCCAAAAAATTACAAGATACCTCGACGACCTCGACCGCCTGGGCGTAGGCACATGGGCTATCACGGCCAGAAAGAAAGACGAGGATGCGGAAATCGAAGCATCCTACTCCGCTGCCGGCCAGAGCTTCATGAGGACCATTGAAGATTTCAAAGCTGCTCATCCTGAACTGAAACTCGATGACTTCCGCGATATCCTCTGGGAATCCCACATTACATGGAGCGCGAAATCCATGAGCGAAGCCGAAGTCGGAAACCTCGACTCCCGTACCATCATGGCCCTTCTCGTCGCGGCCGTGGAAGCAGAGAAATCCTACGGAGGAAGCCTCACCGAATTCATGCGGAACGGCTCCGTCCGCCGCTGGCTCATCCGTCTCAAGAAACTCGATGACGACGGCCTCGGCGAAATCCAGGCGCCGAGAATCATCCCCGAAAAGGAAATGGCAAGCCACGTCAACCATAAAGTACGCCTCTACCTCTGGACAGGCGAAGACATCGCCGGCTTCTTCGGCGCTTACGTCAGCACGGAAGAAAGAGTAGGAAAGGGCGCCATCCTCTTCCGTCAGGACGGCCACGCAGGATACAGAGAAATTCGAGAAGACACCATAAAAAGAATTGAAGATTTGGAAGTGTAG
- a CDS encoding DMT family transporter, producing MLGTQYCYFACIKVSNAAAATVLEYIMPVLIIMWYCMREKRLPRGKEVFCAVFAIVGTVLIATAGDLTSLALPPEALFWGLLSAFVCALYTISPVGLILKYSEPVVVGWGMFLGSLVLMPVTLMTTFTGVVDTNTLLAFAYVVVFGTILSFVFYLGGVAYVSPSRGSIISALEPVSSVIFSFLLFSMTFGMYELTGMALIIIATVVAGIK from the coding sequence ATGCTGGGGACGCAGTATTGCTACTTCGCCTGCATCAAGGTCAGCAACGCGGCGGCCGCGACGGTTCTCGAATACATCATGCCGGTCCTCATCATCATGTGGTACTGCATGCGTGAAAAACGGCTTCCGCGGGGGAAGGAAGTCTTCTGTGCCGTTTTCGCCATCGTCGGTACGGTCCTCATCGCGACAGCCGGAGACCTGACGTCTCTGGCGCTTCCTCCCGAGGCGCTCTTCTGGGGCCTCCTTTCCGCCTTTGTCTGCGCGCTTTACACGATTTCCCCGGTCGGCCTCATCCTGAAATACAGCGAGCCCGTCGTCGTCGGCTGGGGCATGTTCCTCGGATCCCTTGTCCTCATGCCCGTGACGCTTATGACCACCTTCACCGGCGTCGTCGATACGAACACGCTTCTGGCATTTGCCTACGTCGTCGTTTTCGGTACCATCCTATCCTTCGTCTTCTACCTGGGCGGCGTTGCCTACGTCTCTCCGTCAAGAGGAAGCATCATCTCGGCGCTCGAACCAGTTTCCTCCGTCATCTTTTCCTTCCTCCTCTTCAGCATGACATTTGGCATGTACGAACTGACAGGCATGGCACTCATCATCATCGCGACCGTCGTTGCCGGCATCAAGTAG